AGAGGAAAGTATCCACCAGGTTTGTATAATtgcagatgtttgtattttgtgagCTAATGTGCGGTTATTATATTTACAGCTGTGCCTGCAGCTGCTCAAGAACCGCCGACTGAGGACCCTGTTCATGACCGACACGGCGTGGAGGCACGTACCACCAGCCATGCTCGACGACCTGACAGACATCCTCGAGATGCACAACTGCCCCGCTGACATAGGCGGTGCTTCCCCCCAAATGTTTTCCCTGCGCTACTGGCACGAGATGTTCGCAATGAATGTTGAAAACTCGCAATTTGTGGATGCCGACACAGATGACAATGACAAGTTTGCTGTCACCCCATTTGGAGCACACAGGCGTGTTGCTAGTCAGGAATGGAACGATGTCTATGACTATCATAGACAGATATACACAACAGCCATTGCACTGCTGCACAACAAGATGGTGCCTATAGATGATTTTGTTCATTTGTGCATGTATGAGCAGCATTATGTGGTGCGAGTAAAGGGTATAATATCAAATGGATACTTTAAATTGCATTCAGATATTATTGCATTTTTAGCTTCTCAGAAACAGGAGGCTGCGCTTAAAACTATGGAGGATAGCAAATCCTACATTGTGACCAATGCTCTGAGTAGAGTGGATAGTAGACTGTTTAGGGAGTTGTCTCACACAGAAAGATGTGATTTTGTCCATGGCACGTGCGTGCACCCGGGAATTGTCACGGAGGATAGATGCATGTACCGACTGATACGTTCGTACATTGCGAGGTGGAAGAGGGCCGTGGCTGCATATTGTGTGGATACATGCTTATTTGGCACTTATAACCAAATAAGGGATGCCATGTACATCACGATGACAGAATACATGGATTGTATAACATTAGCTAATGTGTGTAAAGCAGTACTTGATGTGCCTTACTCATCCCCGAAGTTGCCCCCTCTTGGTGTTGTAAATGCGAATGAATAAATGGCTGTGTTCACTTCACAATCAAACACGTCTTGGTGTCGATGTTCAAGCGCATGTCCAATATAACTAACTGAATAAAAGACGCATGCCATTATGACAGAATGCATGGATACATTAGCTAATGTGTGTAAAGCAGGGTCTATCTTGTTGCGCA
The Amblyomma americanum isolate KBUSLIRL-KWMA chromosome 3, ASM5285725v1, whole genome shotgun sequence genome window above contains:
- the LOC144125754 gene encoding uncharacterized protein LOC144125754 isoform X2, coding for MLFSKELLDAAKLPNPNNLLSQHRYHSVYIAMAPTLVMIKRFLNDEEHIMGAHRNSTVEEIAAFEAELAQLREEIATNARNVARETALRHSQYATMFKTSCMELDIHGWATAIRAATRTHGLNEDSALVNDPSAKTKSLELVGALEHKDVIHLLPLIDGVENLNITEVTSHVGEESIHQLCLQLLKNRRLRTLFMTDTAWRHVPPAMLDDLTDILEMHNCPADIGGASPQMFSLRYWHEMFAMNVENSQFVDADTDDNDKFAVTPFGAHRRVASQEWNDVYDYHRQIYTTAIALLHNKMVPIDDFVHLCMYEQHYVVRVKGIISNGYFKLHSDIIAFLASQKQEAALKTMEDSKSYIVTNALSRVDSRLFRELSHTERCDFVHGTCVHPGIVTEDRCMYRLIRSYIARWKRAVAAYCVDTCLFGTYNQIRDAMYITMTEYMDCITLANVCKAVLDVPYSSPKLPPLGVVNANE
- the LOC144125754 gene encoding uncharacterized protein LOC144125754 isoform X3, which produces MLFSKELLDAAKLPNPNNLLSQHRYHSVYIAMAPTLVMIKRFLNDEEHIMGAHRNSTVEEIAAFEAELAQLREEIATNARNVARETALRHSQYATMFKTSCMELDIHGWATAIRAATRTHGLNEDSALVNDPSAKLCLQLLKNRRLRTLFMTDTAWRHVPPAMLDDLTDILEMHNCPADIGGASPQMFSLRYWHEMFAMNVENSQFVDADTDDNDKFAVTPFGAHRRVASQEWNDVYDYHRQIYTTAIALLHNKMVPIDDFVHLCMYEQHYVVRVKGIISNGYFKLHSDIIAFLASQKQEAALKTMEDSKSYIVTNALSRVDSRLFRELSHTERCDFVHGTCVHPGIVTEDRCMYRLIRSYIARWKRAVAAYCVDTCLFGTYNQIRDAMYITMTEYMDCITLANVCKAVLDVPYSSPKLPPLGVVNANE
- the LOC144125754 gene encoding uncharacterized protein LOC144125754 isoform X1; amino-acid sequence: MLFSKELLDAAKLPNPNNLLSQHRYHSVYIAMAPTLVMIKRFLNDEEHIMGAHRNSTVEEIAAFEAELAQLREEIATNARNVARETALRHSQYATMFKTSCMELDIHGWATAIRAATRTHGLNEDSALVNDPSAKVTPPMFVEIHVRIEHIEMMPYCTFSVQVKIVPVVRDVETGLYLQSFLRAFLQTVNVYNMQTKSLELVGALEHKDVIHLLPLIDGVENLNITEVTSHVGEESIHQLCLQLLKNRRLRTLFMTDTAWRHVPPAMLDDLTDILEMHNCPADIGGASPQMFSLRYWHEMFAMNVENSQFVDADTDDNDKFAVTPFGAHRRVASQEWNDVYDYHRQIYTTAIALLHNKMVPIDDFVHLCMYEQHYVVRVKGIISNGYFKLHSDIIAFLASQKQEAALKTMEDSKSYIVTNALSRVDSRLFRELSHTERCDFVHGTCVHPGIVTEDRCMYRLIRSYIARWKRAVAAYCVDTCLFGTYNQIRDAMYITMTEYMDCITLANVCKAVLDVPYSSPKLPPLGVVNANE